A window of Candidatus Saccharibacteria bacterium contains these coding sequences:
- a CDS encoding Hsp20/alpha crystallin family protein, which produces MAIVKWDPFAELNTLHEQVNSLFNDTFGNLGNNNHMLPATDIYHDEKGLTIETNLANFREEEITINQHEDALEIRAEHQERQEDGGKGKNYLMRQSVNQYFRRFALPKNADVDAIDAKLENGILKVHVPYKELPQPKHIAIKRSTNAVEAGPTDKKSAKK; this is translated from the coding sequence ATGGCAATCGTAAAATGGGACCCTTTCGCAGAACTCAACACACTGCACGAACAAGTCAATTCCTTGTTCAATGACACGTTTGGCAACCTGGGCAACAACAACCACATGCTGCCCGCGACCGACATCTACCACGACGAAAAAGGTCTGACCATCGAGACCAACCTCGCCAACTTCCGCGAGGAAGAAATCACCATCAACCAGCATGAGGACGCCCTGGAGATCCGTGCCGAGCATCAGGAGCGCCAGGAAGATGGCGGCAAGGGCAAGAATTACTTGATGCGTCAGAGCGTCAACCAGTACTTCCGCCGCTTCGCGCTACCCAAGAACGCCGACGTCGACGCCATCGATGCCAAGCTGGAAAACGGCATACTGAAAGTTCACGTGCCCTACAAGGAACTGCCGCAACCGAAGCACATCGCCATCAAACGCAGCACCAACGCCGTAGAAGCCGGCCCAACAGACAAGAAGTCTGCCAAGAAATAG